In Mucilaginibacter boryungensis, a single window of DNA contains:
- a CDS encoding oligosaccharide flippase family protein — MDRLRKFIPAQIVDKFSAKDEKSKVVLRNAFFSFFIKGVNIAVNFLTIPLVLSFLNTTQYGIWLTLTAVLSWFALFDLGFGNGLRNRLTAAVALKKYDEARVYVSTTYAALSVIFGLLLIIFLVANQFINWPKVFNAPLNIKGDLDGAVLYAISLLFVQFVLRLINTVMLSFQRSALADLTNTLVQVFILIGLYFLKVLHLNSLTCVAAIYASVPVLVFLITSIVLYTKKYRSIRPSVTHIKVTHIKSLLNLGLSFFIIQIAALVLYASDNFIIAQFFTPANVTTYNIAFKYFSVTNIIFTIALVPFWSMTTKALAENDWSWIKTALKRLLMIWCALIVIELIQFAFANPLYDIWTQGKVVVPTSLSLIMLLYFITMNCGVIFANFLNGVGKVKIQLLTAIVSMVLNIPIAIVLIKVFHFGIIGIPIATITTMIGSITFSILQTNKLLANSATGIWNK; from the coding sequence TTGGATAGATTAAGAAAGTTTATTCCTGCCCAAATAGTCGATAAATTTTCCGCTAAAGATGAAAAAAGCAAGGTGGTGTTGCGTAACGCTTTTTTTTCGTTCTTTATAAAAGGCGTAAATATTGCGGTAAACTTTTTGACAATACCGCTGGTGCTTAGCTTTTTAAATACTACACAATACGGTATATGGTTAACACTAACTGCCGTTTTAAGTTGGTTTGCCCTATTTGATTTAGGCTTTGGCAACGGGTTGCGTAATAGGTTAACTGCCGCTGTAGCACTAAAAAAATATGACGAAGCAAGGGTGTATGTATCAACAACCTATGCTGCATTAAGCGTAATATTTGGCCTGTTATTAATAATATTTTTAGTGGCGAATCAGTTTATTAATTGGCCAAAAGTGTTTAACGCTCCGCTTAATATAAAAGGAGATTTAGACGGCGCCGTTTTATATGCCATAAGTTTACTGTTTGTACAATTTGTGTTGCGGTTAATTAATACCGTCATGTTGTCGTTTCAAAGGTCGGCCTTAGCCGATCTTACTAACACTTTGGTACAGGTATTTATTTTAATTGGGTTGTATTTTTTGAAAGTATTACATTTAAACTCGCTAACCTGTGTGGCCGCAATTTATGCTTCAGTACCTGTATTAGTGTTTCTTATAACAAGTATTGTATTATATACTAAAAAATATAGAAGCATAAGGCCATCTGTAACGCATATTAAAGTTACCCATATTAAAAGTCTTTTAAATTTGGGGCTTAGTTTTTTTATTATTCAAATTGCGGCGCTTGTTTTATATGCATCGGATAACTTTATCATTGCACAGTTTTTTACCCCAGCAAATGTTACAACTTATAATATAGCGTTTAAATATTTTAGCGTAACAAATATTATATTTACCATTGCGTTGGTGCCGTTTTGGTCAATGACTACTAAAGCACTCGCCGAAAATGATTGGAGTTGGATAAAAACGGCACTAAAAAGATTATTAATGATTTGGTGTGCTTTAATTGTCATTGAACTGATACAATTTGCATTTGCCAACCCATTGTATGACATATGGACCCAAGGCAAAGTTGTAGTACCTACATCCTTGTCGCTGATTATGTTGTTATATTTTATAACAATGAATTGCGGGGTAATATTTGCTAATTTTTTGAATGGCGTTGGTAAGGTGAAAATACAACTGCTTACTGCTATTGTCTCTATGGTTCTTAATATTCCAATTGCAATCGTTCTTATAAAAGTTTTTCATTTCGGCATAATTGGTATTCCTATTGCAACTATAACTACCATGATTGGATCTATCACTTTTAGTATATTACAAACGAATAAACTATTAGCTAATAGCGCCACTGGAATATGGAACAAGTAG
- a CDS encoding NAD-dependent epimerase/dehydratase family protein: MKLLIIGSKGFIGSHLADFLLSKNYNVYECDVAVDYLKTNYITIDATNSDFHAIFSAVKPDVCINCSGAASVPDSLIHPLRDYILNTQNVFKMLDAIRIHQPACKFINLSSAAIYGNPAALPVKESFIPAPISPYGWHKMQAEMICKEFYDYYQISTCSLRIFSAYGAGLTKQLLWDLHKKFTTNAVVELFGTGNETRDFINIHDLVNAIDCCIHNARFEGEFINVGNGVEISIKQIADYFKTHYQLRKEVVFNGHTKPGDPLYWRADISLLTAMGYKYAIDIETGIKQYISWAKTV; encoded by the coding sequence ATGAAATTATTAATAATAGGCTCAAAAGGATTTATTGGCAGCCACCTGGCCGATTTTTTACTCAGCAAAAACTATAATGTTTATGAGTGTGATGTAGCAGTTGATTACTTAAAAACCAATTACATAACTATTGATGCTACCAATTCCGATTTCCATGCTATATTTTCAGCTGTAAAACCTGATGTATGTATCAATTGCTCCGGGGCGGCGAGTGTGCCCGATTCATTAATACATCCGTTAAGAGATTATATTTTAAATACACAAAATGTATTTAAAATGTTGGATGCTATCAGAATACATCAGCCAGCCTGCAAGTTTATCAATTTATCCAGTGCAGCTATATATGGCAACCCCGCAGCGCTGCCCGTTAAGGAAAGTTTTATTCCTGCGCCTATATCGCCTTATGGTTGGCACAAAATGCAGGCTGAAATGATATGTAAAGAGTTTTACGACTATTACCAAATCTCAACCTGTTCGCTTCGGATTTTCTCGGCGTATGGCGCAGGCTTAACCAAACAATTGCTGTGGGACTTGCATAAAAAATTTACAACCAATGCTGTCGTCGAGCTTTTTGGTACAGGTAACGAAACACGGGATTTTATAAACATACACGATTTGGTTAATGCCATTGATTGTTGCATTCACAATGCCCGCTTTGAAGGTGAATTTATAAACGTGGGCAATGGTGTAGAAATTAGTATTAAGCAAATAGCCGACTATTTTAAAACACATTATCAGTTACGCAAAGAGGTTGTTTTTAACGGGCATACAAAGCCGGGCGATCCACTTTATTGGCGGGCTGATATATCGTTACTAACGGCAATGGGATATAAATATGCTATAGATATCGAAACCGGAATTAAACAATATATAAGCTGGGCTAAAACTGTATGA
- a CDS encoding acyltransferase has product MISRIKDSVKKILFKNRLKHLSQYIDMGDSFLFENFNINIINPYPRKKYVRVGNNSILDCQITFESGQGEVVIGNNTFLGRTNIICRSKIEFGDNVFVAWGGYFYDHNSHSLDFRDRRNDLIQQVKDYKAGLNFIAGKNWDVVKTKPIKICSDAWIGMNCIILKGVTIGEGAIVAAGSVVTKDVPAWTVVAGNPAKVVKTLTQ; this is encoded by the coding sequence ATGATATCCCGTATAAAAGATAGCGTAAAAAAAATTCTATTTAAAAATAGACTAAAACACTTATCACAATATATTGATATGGGTGATTCGTTCCTTTTTGAAAATTTCAATATTAATATCATAAACCCTTATCCCAGGAAAAAATATGTACGTGTTGGAAATAATTCAATATTAGATTGTCAAATAACTTTCGAATCAGGACAGGGAGAAGTTGTTATTGGTAATAATACATTTTTAGGCAGAACAAATATAATATGCCGATCAAAGATCGAATTTGGTGACAATGTATTTGTTGCATGGGGTGGATATTTTTATGATCATAACTCTCATTCCCTTGATTTTAGAGATCGGCGTAACGATTTGATTCAGCAAGTAAAAGACTACAAGGCGGGGTTAAACTTTATTGCAGGTAAAAATTGGGATGTTGTAAAAACAAAGCCTATTAAGATATGCTCGGACGCGTGGATAGGCATGAACTGTATTATATTAAAAGGGGTAACCATTGGCGAGGGTGCAATAGTGGCGGCAGGCAGCGTGGTTACTAAAGATGTACCGGCCTGGACGGTTGTAGCAGGCAATCCTGCAAAAGTTGTTAAAACGTTAACGCAATGA